TCGCCGGGTGATTCACCTTCTTGTGAATCTCGGCCAGGATGTCGCCGGTTTGACCGATCAGGTTCGCTTCGACCTCGAGGCCAAACGTCAGATCGCTGCGGTGACACATTTCGGCGATTTGGCCGAGCTGATCGACCGCTTGCGGGATGTGATCGTACGGATCCGATCCGATCGGGTGATAGAACGAAAAGCCGCGGATCAGTTTCGTCTCGAACGCATGCGCCAGATCGCACGCCTTTTGCACGTCGGTAGCCAGATACTTATCGAACTTGACGAACTTGTTCTTGGAGCCGTCGTCGGAGTCGACCAGTTTCACCTTGCCGATCGGCGAACCGATCGAAGCGACGTTCAGGCCGTATTCCCCTTCCATCTTGCGGACCTTGGAGATCTCGGACTTGTTCAGCTGCATCACGTTTTTGATGCCGTTGCCGACGTCAATAAAACGGAGACTGTAATACTCGAGTCCAAGAGCCGCGAACGCACTGAATTGTTGTACTGCGAGTTTGTCATTCGCCGCTTCATCCGCAAAGCCGGAGAGGAGGACTTGGGGAAGCTCGTTCATGAATCGCCCTAGCGAAAATGGTTTCAGGAACACTGAGAAAGACGTGTATTGTGCGGGGGAAGCGGCGGAGTCGCAACCACCCTAGCCCAGCGCAAAGAGACGCAAAAAAGTGGTCGCTTCGTGCGAAAAAAGGAGTTATTCTGTTAGTCATCGCCTTCGTTGGAGGTGAACTCTCACCGCTCCCCTCTTTTTCCCGCCACCCCTGCCCTGTTCGGATTGCGAGAATACGTGATGCGCGTTTTGTCTCTGCTCTTGGTCTTGTTGGTTTCCGCTTCGGCTTCGGCCAAGTCATTTGTCTACGTCTCAAACGGGGGCGATAAAACGATCTCGCTTTTCTCGATGGACGAAGCAAAAGGAGATCTGACGCTGGTCAAAACGGTGCAGTTGGAAGCGGCGCCGGGGCCGATGGCGCTGTCGCCCGATCAGAAGTTTGCCTATGTTGCAACTTCTCGGCCAAACAACTTGTTGAGCTTTGCTGTCAACGCCGAGACAGGCGATCTGACGCAAATCGAAGCGGTTCCGCTCGATGCGACTTCCTGCTTTGTCTACTGCGATCCGACCGGCAAATGGTTGCTCAACACGTACTATAGTGCCGGCAAAGTGACGGTCCATCCGGTCGACGGCGGCCAGATCGGCGATCTGGCGCAGACGATTCCAACCGCGAAGAACGCTCATTGCATCCGCACCGACGCGACCAATCGCTTTGCCCTGGTTCCTCACACCGGCCCCAACAAAATCTTCCAGTTCCGTTTTGATCCGGCCAACGGCAAGTTGACCGCCAACGATCCGTCGTCGGTCGCTGCGCCGGAGACGACCGAACCGCGACACGTTCAATATCACCCGACGCTGCCGCTGGTCTTCTCTTCGGATGAGGTCGGCGACAGCATCACGGCGTACGACTACGATCCGGCGAAAGGAACGTTGGCGCCGCGGCAGACCGTTTCGACTTTGCCGGAAGATTATGACGGTACGAAAAATACCTGCGCTGATCTCGAACTGACCGCCGATGGCAAGTTTGCGTTGGTCTCGAACCGCGGGCATGATTCGATCGCGCGGTTCGCGATCGGCGACGATGGCCAGGTGACGGCGCTGGGCCAAACGCCCACCGAAAAGATCCCCCGCTCGTTCAACTTGGCTCCTAACCAGAAGTTTCTCTATTCGGCTGGCCAAAAAAGTGACCAACTGGCCGCTTATCGTTTTGAGAAGACAACCGGCGACCTGGCCCCGTTTGCGACCTACAAAACGGGCAAAGCCCCCAGTTGGGTGCAGGTAGTTACCTTCGCTGACTAATTCAGGGGGCATGTGATTCTTTCCGTTTGGCGAAATGAGCTTAGGGGGTATTGCGCCACTTTGCGCCTCTGTGCGCACTTGGGGAATCTTGTTGCCGAAACACCGCTGATTGCGTACCTTATAGAGTAGGAAAACGTGCATTCCGGCCGTTGGCCGCTCCCCGCCTACCTACCAAACTCCCGCCTCTAGGAAATGTCGCCCATGCGCCGTACTTGGCTATGGATGCCGCTTGCGATTTCGCTGCTTTTGTCGGCTGCTGCGCATGCAGAAGAATCGCCCGCCGCGGAAGCGAAGTTTACGCCGGAGCAAATTCAGTTCTTCGAAGCGAAGGTCGCTCCTCTGCTGTCCAAGCATTGCAGCGAGTGTCATTCGGCCGAGTCGCGCAAGCTGGAAGGAGGTCTGATCCTCGACAATCGCGCCAGCATCTTGGCCGGCGGCGATAGTGGAGCCGCGATCGAGCCCGGCAACGTCGAAGACAGCCTGTTTATCCAAGCGGTCCGTTACGGCGAATTCTCTTATCAAATGCCTCCCAAGGGCAAGCTGACCGATGAGGAGATTGCGATCTTCGAGAAGTGGGTCGCCGATGGGATGGCTGATCCTCGCGGCGGCGAAGCGATTACCTACGTCGAAAAAGATCCCCGCGACTTCTGGTCGTTCAAAGATCCGCAACGTCACGATCCACCGCAAGTCAAACAAGCCGACTGGCCGCAGGGCCGCGTCGATCATTTCATTTTGGCCAAGCAGGAAGAAAAAGGGCTCTCCCCTTCTCCGCCCGCCGCCAAGACTACGCTGGTTCGCCGGCTCTACTTCGACTTGACCGGCCTGCCGCCCACCAAAGAACAGATTGACGCTTTCGTCGCCGACAACTCTCCTGATGCGATCGAGAAGCTGGTCGATCAGCTGTTGGCGTCGCCTCATTTCGGCGAACGTTGGGCGCGGCACTGGCTGGATGTCGCGCGCTACGCCGATACCAAAGGTTACGTCTTTCAGGAAGATCGCGCTTATCCCGGCGCCTACAAATATCGTGACTGGGTCGTGACGTCGTTGAACGAAGACCTGCCGTTTGACAAGTTCGTCGCCCAGCAATTGGCGGCCGATCGTCTGCCGGAAGGAGAGCGTCATCTCGAGGCGCTCGGCTACTTGACGCTGGGACGTCGCTTTTTGAACAACAAGCATGATATTCTCGACGATCGCATCGACGTCGTCGCTCGCGGCTTTTTGGGGCTGACCGTCGCTTGCGCGCGTTGCCATGATCACAAGTTCGACCCGATCAGTCAGGCCGACTACTACAGCATGTACGGCGTCCTCGGCAGTACGAAAGAAGAAACGCCTGAAGGAATGCCGCCGGTTCTGCACGACGAAAAACCGCACGATGTGCGGATCTTCAAGCGCGGTCAAGCCGGCAATCGCGGCGATGTCGCCAAGCGTCAGTTCCTTTCGATCCTGACTGACAAAGATAAACCGCTGCCGTTGACCGATGGCAGCGGACGTTTGCAACTTGCCCAAGCGATCACGGCCCGTGATAACCCGCTGACGGCGCGAGTGTTTGTCAATCGCGTTTGGGGGCATCTGTTTGGCGAAGGTCTGGTCACCACGCCGAGCGACTTTGGCGCCCAAGGCGAGAAGCCGAGCCATCCGCAATTGCTGGACGACATGGCGGTCGAGTTCATGGACGACGGCTGGTCGGTCAAACGCCTGATCCGCCGTCTGCTGCTGACCGCGACCTACCAGCAAGCGAGCGCGGATCGCGCCGATTGTCGCGCCATCGATCCCACCAACATTTACCTGTGGCGGATGAATCGCCGCCGCTTGGATTTTGAAGCGTCCCGCGACAGCCTGTTGGTTGCGACCGGTTCGCTGGATGAAACGCTCGGCGGCCCGGCGGTTGACATCACGGCCGATCCTTCGCCGCCGCGACGCACCATCTACGGCCAGGTCGACCGGCAAAACTTGCCCGGCATGTTCCGTACGTTCGACTTCGCCGGCCCTGATTCGCATTGTCCAATTCGTCCCGAGACGACCGTGCCGCAGCAGGCGCTCTTCATGCTTAACAGCTCGTTCATCATGAATCAGGCCAGCAAGTTGGCCCGCGATTCGGCCTCGCAAGCCGATCCCCAGCAGCGCGTTCAACAACTCTATCAACGAGCGCTTGGCCGTGATCCGAGCGAAGCCGAGCTCCAGCTGGCGATCCAGTTTGTCAGCAGCGCCCCGAGCGAACCGGCGCCGGCGACCCCTTGGCTGTACGGCTATGGCAGTCGCGACAGCGAGAGCGGCAAAGTCGATCAGTTCACGCCGTATGCGTCGGTTTCGGCCGATGGCAAAACCTGGCAAGCCGCTCCGGAACTGCCGAACAAAGTTGCAGGCTGGTCCAGCTTGAACGCCGGCGGCGGTCATCCCGGTAGTTTAAAGTTCGCCGCGATTCGGCGCTTTGTCGCTCCGACCGGCGGCGTGATCACGATTGAAGGCAAGTTGCGTCATAAGTCGGAAAACGGCGACGGCGTTTTTGTCTCGATCATCGGTCCCGGCGGACCTGTCGGAAATTGGAAAGCCAAACACGGCGGCGCCCAGACCAACGTCAAACAGGTCGAAGTCAAAGCAGGCGACGCGATCGACTTTGTCACCGAGTCAGGCGAAACGATCAGCAACGACAGCTTCGAGTGGACCGTCAATCTGCTGATGCGCGGCGACACGATTCAAGCGTGGAACAGCGCCTCGGACTTCAACACGCAGCGACCGGTCGACGCTTGGACGCAACTCGCCCAAGTGCTGCTGGTCTCCAACGAATTTCATTTTGTCGACTAACGATGCGTGCGATCAATCGCCGCCAGAGGATGTGATGGATAACTGGATCAACTCGCCCGATCGCAATATTCTGAACCGTCGCGACATGCTCTCGATGACCGGCATGGGGCTCGGTTCGCTGGCGCTCGGCTCGATGTTCGGCAATCCTGCGTCGGCGGCGCCCGCCAATCCGCTCCTCCCCAAGGCGCCTCACTTTGCTCCGAAAGCGAAGCACGTCATTCATATCTTCTTGAACGGCGGCCCGTCGCATGTCGATACGTTCGACCCCAAGCCGAAGCTGGATGAATACGCCGGCAAAGAGATCCCGGTCAAAATGCGAACCGAACGTCCGACCGGCGTCGCGTTGCCGTCCCCTTACAAGTTTAAAAAGTATGGGCAAAGCGGCATCGAGGTCAGCGACATCTTTCCGCATGTCGCCGAAAACGTGGACGACATGTGCTTCATTCGCTCGATGCACGCCAACGTCCCCAATCACGAACCGTCGCTGCTGCTGATGAACTGCGGCGAAGCCCGACTGCCGCGGCCCAGTCTCGGCTCGTGGCTCGTCTATGGCCTGGGGACCGAAAATCAAAATCTGCCGTCGTTCATCTCGATGTGCCCCGGCGGCTATCCGATTCAAGAGTCGCAAAACTGGCAGTCGGGCTTCCTGCCGGGCGTCTTCCAGGGAACCTACGTCGACACCAAAAACACGGACCTTGAAAAGCTGATCGCTAACGTCCGCAATCAGCGCGTCGATCATGACGCCCAGGTGCGTCAGCTGGAACTGCTGCGTCAACTCAACGCGCAGCATCAAGCGCAACGCGGCGCCGATCCGCAGTTGGAATCGCGGATTCAATCATTCGAGCTCGCTTTCCGTATGCAAAGCGAAGCGGCCGAAGCGTTCGACGTTTCTCGCGAACCGAAACATATCCTCGACATGTACGGCGAAGGAACCCAGGCTCGCCAGATCTTGATCGCGCGTCGGCTGGTCGAACGAGGCGTTCGCTTCGTGCAAGTCTGGCACGGCCAAGGCCAGCCGTGGGACAGTCATGACGATATCGAAGTCAATCATCGCCGCCTGGCCAAGCAGTGCGATCAGGCGATCGGCGCCCTGTTGAAAGATCTGAAACAGAGCGGCCTGCTCGAAGACACGCTGGTCATCTGCGGCGGCGAGTTCGGCCGTACGCCGACCGTTGAGATGCCCAAAGAAGGCTCGAACCAAGGCAAAATCAACGGGCGCGATCACAATCATTATGGCTTCACCGTCTGGATGGCCGGAGGCGGCGTCAAAGGGGGTCACATCCACGGAGCGACCGACGACTTCGGTTTCGCCGCCGTCGAGAACAAGGTCCACGTCCACGACCTGCACGCGACCATCATGCAACTGATGGGCTTCGACCACGAAAAACTGACCTACCGCTACGCCGGCCGCGACTTCCGCCTGACCGACGTGCATGGGCACGTGGTCAGTGACATCATCGCGTAGGGGAGAAATGTCTAATGGGAAGATCTGGAATAGCGGCACGTTACGGGGCAATCCTCCGTCCTTAGACATTCCCGCCAACGGCGGGCCGGTTGACTGCCAGCTCTTCGGCATTAAAATCATGAAACCTTCGTTAACCTGCCTTTTGGCGAACTTCCTCGATTCGCCGGTGTCTGGATGACGATGGAACGGGAGTGGAAATCACGTCGCTCCCCCAGCGAGCTAACCTCTAGGCTCGCTGGAAGTTGGAAAAAGGGGTCAGGTCCTCTTTTTCGCTGCGAAAAAGAGGACCTGACCCCTTTTTCCAGCCAACACACCCAATAAAAAAGTACGCCCCCTTCGTCTAGTGGCCCAGGACGTCGGATTCTCAGTCCGAAAACAGGGGTTCGACTCCCCTAGGGGGTACTTTCCAGCCGCAGCAATGCGGCTTTTTTTATGCGCTGACGGCCCCCTGCTCTTTTGGGTTGGATCATAGGACCGGACCGGACTCCGCGCTTTTTTCGAGTTGGAACCTTGGACTGGATCGGACTCCGCGTTTTTTCGGGTTGGAACGTTGGACAGGATCGGACTCCGTGCTTTTTCGGATTGGAACCTTGGACTGGATCGGACTCCGTGCTTTTTCGGGTCGGAACCTTGGACCGGATCGGACTCCGCGCTTTTTCGGATTGGAACCTTGGACTGGATCGGACTCCGTGCTTTTTCGAGTTGGAACCTTGGACCGAACGGACTCCGCGCTTTTTCGGGTTGGAACGTTGGACCGGACCGGACTCCGTGCTTTTTCGGGTCGAAACGTTGGACAGGACTGGCTGCATCTGCATACGCGGCGTCCAGCGGTCCGGTTGATCGGCGGTGGAAATTTTCAGGGCGCAGCACAGCGGCCTCGAATCGGCCTTCTCGGCCGGCGAGTGATTGTGGTTGGTTCGGGATTTCCTGGGTAGTGGACCCTGGATTCGTGCGCATTGTCAATCGACAATTTTGGCTTGGCGGCCCCCCTACTTTTGCTTCGCCAGGATCGCCTGCAAGTCGTGCTTATAGATGCACAAGCAGTCTTCTATCTGTTGCGGAGTGAGACGGCGAAACGTCCTGGGAAGATCCCCAGGCTCGATCCATTTCCGCGAACCTTCCAGACCTAACGCGACGGCTCCAACCCGCACTCCGGCATGGAGATAGACGAACTCCGGCGAAAGTCTGAGAAAGGCGCCCAAGCGATGCGCCGTGTCATAGACCATTAGTTCGCCGATCCCCGAAATGCTCAAGATCGCCTCTTCGACCAGCAGGAACAGTTCGTGAAAAGTTTCGCATGCGGCGAGATTTCGTCTTCGCAATCGAGCATGAACCTTCTGCAGATTGACCCGCTTCAAACGATACTGATGCGGATGCCGCCGGCCCTGGGGCGTTTCCGCAAACGACGCCCGCCGGAGAGCTTTGTCCCAAGAGGGAAGTTGCTCATAAAATCGAATCTCTTTATCCGCCCCTGACTGATAATGCTTCAAGTAGTGACGGACGATCGCGGCGTAAGTGTCCAGGTTGGTGTCTTTCAGACGCTGTTGGCAATCGCCTGATTTGGGGTGACGCGGTCCGCAGGACTTGGGTGAGGTTTTCTTGCGGTTTGACATGGCTGCAGTTCGGTTAATCGAGGATGTCCGTCGCCGTTTCGGGTGTCATTGCCACGGAAGCGATGCGCATTACCAGTCGACAATCTCTGGCGGCGGTGCTACAGGTCAGTCTTCACGAACGCAGGTCTTGACGTACTTGATCCACGCCTGAATTCTACGCGGCATTACATCCCGATGGGAGAAGATGAATTTACGGATCACGTCGGCGGGAATGATTTCGGTCATGTCGTTGGCGCTTCCTTGGATCTCTCCGGACGCCGAAAAGAGAAACGCTTTGTCGGAATCGTTTCGATAGTTGTCGTGATTCAAGAGCGACGTTTTCTCCGCTTTTACCTGAACGCCGAAATGATCTGTTCCTTCACGCGATACCAATATAAATTCGATGTGCTTCGTATCGCGTTTGCAGGTGCTGGGGTAAATCAACAGGCGTTTCTCCAACTGCAAATAAATGCCGACCACATCTTCAA
The nucleotide sequence above comes from Blastopirellula sp. J2-11. Encoded proteins:
- a CDS encoding sugar phosphate isomerase/epimerase family protein produces the protein MNELPQVLLSGFADEAANDKLAVQQFSAFAALGLEYYSLRFIDVGNGIKNVMQLNKSEISKVRKMEGEYGLNVASIGSPIGKVKLVDSDDGSKNKFVKFDKYLATDVQKACDLAHAFETKLIRGFSFYHPIGSDPYDHIPQAVDQLGQIAEMCHRSDLTFGLEVEANLIGQTGDILAEIHKKVNHPAMMLIFDAGNLVCQGYTPDEVYQQYVKMKPGLGWMHIKDYKVTKPITEKGHIDEDALKNFVPSDLGDSAHERILRDFGAMIPKLEKKLQKRGIPGVFLDLEPHVKGGGQFGGFSGPDGMGVALRGLCRTLDFAGVDYHLRDFDDICAARGF
- a CDS encoding lactonase family protein, which gives rise to MRVLSLLLVLLVSASASAKSFVYVSNGGDKTISLFSMDEAKGDLTLVKTVQLEAAPGPMALSPDQKFAYVATSRPNNLLSFAVNAETGDLTQIEAVPLDATSCFVYCDPTGKWLLNTYYSAGKVTVHPVDGGQIGDLAQTIPTAKNAHCIRTDATNRFALVPHTGPNKIFQFRFDPANGKLTANDPSSVAAPETTEPRHVQYHPTLPLVFSSDEVGDSITAYDYDPAKGTLAPRQTVSTLPEDYDGTKNTCADLELTADGKFALVSNRGHDSIARFAIGDDGQVTALGQTPTEKIPRSFNLAPNQKFLYSAGQKSDQLAAYRFEKTTGDLAPFATYKTGKAPSWVQVVTFAD
- a CDS encoding DUF1553 domain-containing protein: MRRTWLWMPLAISLLLSAAAHAEESPAAEAKFTPEQIQFFEAKVAPLLSKHCSECHSAESRKLEGGLILDNRASILAGGDSGAAIEPGNVEDSLFIQAVRYGEFSYQMPPKGKLTDEEIAIFEKWVADGMADPRGGEAITYVEKDPRDFWSFKDPQRHDPPQVKQADWPQGRVDHFILAKQEEKGLSPSPPAAKTTLVRRLYFDLTGLPPTKEQIDAFVADNSPDAIEKLVDQLLASPHFGERWARHWLDVARYADTKGYVFQEDRAYPGAYKYRDWVVTSLNEDLPFDKFVAQQLAADRLPEGERHLEALGYLTLGRRFLNNKHDILDDRIDVVARGFLGLTVACARCHDHKFDPISQADYYSMYGVLGSTKEETPEGMPPVLHDEKPHDVRIFKRGQAGNRGDVAKRQFLSILTDKDKPLPLTDGSGRLQLAQAITARDNPLTARVFVNRVWGHLFGEGLVTTPSDFGAQGEKPSHPQLLDDMAVEFMDDGWSVKRLIRRLLLTATYQQASADRADCRAIDPTNIYLWRMNRRRLDFEASRDSLLVATGSLDETLGGPAVDITADPSPPRRTIYGQVDRQNLPGMFRTFDFAGPDSHCPIRPETTVPQQALFMLNSSFIMNQASKLARDSASQADPQQRVQQLYQRALGRDPSEAELQLAIQFVSSAPSEPAPATPWLYGYGSRDSESGKVDQFTPYASVSADGKTWQAAPELPNKVAGWSSLNAGGGHPGSLKFAAIRRFVAPTGGVITIEGKLRHKSENGDGVFVSIIGPGGPVGNWKAKHGGAQTNVKQVEVKAGDAIDFVTESGETISNDSFEWTVNLLMRGDTIQAWNSASDFNTQRPVDAWTQLAQVLLVSNEFHFVD
- a CDS encoding DUF1501 domain-containing protein gives rise to the protein MDNWINSPDRNILNRRDMLSMTGMGLGSLALGSMFGNPASAAPANPLLPKAPHFAPKAKHVIHIFLNGGPSHVDTFDPKPKLDEYAGKEIPVKMRTERPTGVALPSPYKFKKYGQSGIEVSDIFPHVAENVDDMCFIRSMHANVPNHEPSLLLMNCGEARLPRPSLGSWLVYGLGTENQNLPSFISMCPGGYPIQESQNWQSGFLPGVFQGTYVDTKNTDLEKLIANVRNQRVDHDAQVRQLELLRQLNAQHQAQRGADPQLESRIQSFELAFRMQSEAAEAFDVSREPKHILDMYGEGTQARQILIARRLVERGVRFVQVWHGQGQPWDSHDDIEVNHRRLAKQCDQAIGALLKDLKQSGLLEDTLVICGGEFGRTPTVEMPKEGSNQGKINGRDHNHYGFTVWMAGGGVKGGHIHGATDDFGFAAVENKVHVHDLHATIMQLMGFDHEKLTYRYAGRDFRLTDVHGHVVSDIIA